The following proteins come from a genomic window of Citrobacter europaeus:
- the murQ gene encoding N-acetylmuramic acid 6-phosphate etherase, giving the protein MNLGALVSETRNPQTMDLDALSTLELVHRFNQQDTLVAQAVKATLPQVARAVDAAADALKAGGRIIYMGAGTSGRLGVLDASECPPTFGVPHGLVVGLIAGGPGALLKAVEGAEDNPQLGEDDLRALNLTAQDLVVGLAASGRTPYVIGGLKYARSVGCTTAAISCNPDSPIAHEADIAISPVVGPEALTGSTRLKSGTAQKLVLNMISTGAMVKFGKVYQNLMVDMQATNVKLVDRACRMVVEATGIAREQAQALLKQTDFDVKPAILMALTGLDAAAAREKLAAHQGFLRAALEH; this is encoded by the coding sequence ATGAATCTCGGTGCATTAGTTTCAGAAACCCGCAATCCACAGACCATGGATCTGGATGCGCTCTCCACGCTGGAGTTGGTTCATCGTTTTAATCAACAGGATACGCTGGTAGCACAAGCAGTAAAAGCAACTCTGCCTCAAGTTGCGCGCGCGGTCGACGCGGCAGCTGACGCGCTCAAAGCCGGAGGACGCATTATATACATGGGCGCAGGTACCAGCGGGCGTCTTGGGGTGCTGGACGCGTCTGAATGCCCACCGACCTTTGGCGTCCCGCATGGTCTGGTGGTCGGGCTGATTGCTGGCGGACCGGGCGCGCTGCTGAAGGCGGTAGAAGGCGCAGAAGATAACCCGCAGTTAGGTGAAGACGATCTGCGTGCGCTCAATCTTACCGCACAGGATCTGGTGGTGGGGCTGGCAGCTTCTGGTCGCACACCGTATGTGATTGGCGGGCTGAAATATGCGCGTTCGGTGGGTTGTACGACGGCGGCGATTTCCTGCAATCCAGATTCCCCTATCGCGCATGAAGCGGATATTGCCATTTCTCCGGTAGTGGGGCCTGAGGCGTTGACCGGATCAACGCGACTGAAATCTGGTACCGCGCAAAAGCTGGTGCTCAATATGATCTCCACCGGTGCGATGGTGAAATTTGGCAAGGTATACCAGAACCTGATGGTGGATATGCAGGCTACCAACGTCAAGCTGGTCGATCGGGCATGTCGCATGGTGGTTGAAGCCACCGGCATCGCGCGTGAACAGGCGCAGGCGCTGCTAAAGCAGACCGATTTTGATGTTAAGCCGGCTATTTTAATGGCGCTCACCGGCCTTGATGCCGCCGCCGCCCGCGAAAAACTTGCCGCTCACCAGGGTTTTTTACGCGCGGCGTTAGAACACTAA
- a CDS encoding MurR/RpiR family transcriptional regulator, with protein MNCLIRIRQRYPDLAQSDKKLADYLLAQPDTARHLSSQQLAFEAGVSQSSVVKFAQKMGFKGFPALKLAISEALASNPNPHSIPVHNQIRGDDPMRMVGEKLIKENVAAMHATLDVNSEEKLMESVTMLRSARRIIVTGIGASGLVAQNFAWKLLKIGFNAVVERDMHALLAAVQALSPNDLLLAISYTGERRELNLAADETLRTGAKILAITGFTPNALQQRASHCLYTIAEEQATRSAAISSTHAQMMLTDLLFMALVQQDLEHAPERIRHSEALVKKLV; from the coding sequence ATGAACTGTTTAATTCGCATTCGTCAGCGTTACCCGGACCTCGCGCAAAGCGATAAAAAACTTGCGGATTATCTTCTTGCTCAGCCTGATACCGCGCGTCATCTCAGCTCACAGCAGTTGGCTTTTGAAGCGGGCGTCAGCCAGTCCAGCGTGGTGAAGTTCGCACAAAAGATGGGTTTTAAAGGGTTTCCGGCATTGAAACTGGCGATCAGCGAAGCGTTGGCCAGCAACCCCAATCCCCATTCCATTCCGGTGCATAATCAGATTCGCGGTGACGACCCCATGCGGATGGTGGGCGAGAAGCTGATTAAAGAGAATGTGGCGGCGATGCATGCGACGCTGGACGTCAACAGCGAAGAGAAACTGATGGAGAGCGTCACGATGCTGCGCTCAGCCCGACGCATTATCGTAACCGGGATTGGCGCATCGGGTCTGGTTGCGCAGAATTTTGCCTGGAAGCTGCTGAAGATTGGTTTTAACGCGGTGGTAGAACGCGATATGCACGCCCTGCTGGCAGCGGTGCAAGCGCTTTCGCCCAATGATCTACTGCTGGCCATTTCGTATACCGGAGAGCGGCGCGAGCTCAACCTGGCTGCGGACGAAACATTGCGCACCGGAGCCAAAATTCTCGCCATCACCGGATTTACACCAAACGCCCTGCAGCAACGGGCAAGTCATTGTCTGTATACGATTGCTGAGGAACAGGCCACACGCAGCGCAGCGATTTCCTCCACCCATGCGCAAATGATGCTCACTGATTTACTGTTTATGGCGCTGGTGCAGCAGGATCTGGAACATGCTCCGGAACGTATTCGCCACAGCGAAGCACTGGTAAAAAAACTGGTCTGA
- a CDS encoding YfhL family 4Fe-4S dicluster ferredoxin encodes MALLITKKCINCDMCEPECPNEAISMGDSIYEINSDKCTECVGHYDTPTCQKVCPIPNTILKDPAHVETEEQLWDKFVLMHHADKL; translated from the coding sequence ATGGCCCTGTTAATCACTAAAAAATGCATCAATTGCGATATGTGCGAGCCCGAATGCCCGAATGAGGCGATTTCGATGGGTGACAGCATTTACGAGATTAACAGCGACAAGTGTACGGAATGCGTAGGCCATTACGACACGCCAACCTGCCAGAAGGTGTGCCCGATCCCCAATACTATTTTGAAAGATCCGGCACACGTCGAAACAGAAGAGCAGTTGTGGGATAAGTTTGTGCTGATGCACCACGCCGATAAACTATAA
- the acpS gene encoding holo-ACP synthase: MAILGLGTDIVEIARIEAVISRSGDRLARRVLSDNEWAIWETHQQPVRFLAKRFAVKEAAAKAFGTGIRNGLAFNQFEVFNDELGKPRLRLWGEALKLAEKLGVAHMHVTLADERHYACATVIIES; the protein is encoded by the coding sequence ATGGCGATTCTGGGATTAGGTACGGATATCGTGGAGATTGCCCGCATTGAAGCGGTGATCTCCCGTTCCGGCGACCGTCTGGCAAGACGCGTGCTCAGCGACAACGAATGGGCAATCTGGGAGACGCATCAGCAGCCGGTGCGTTTTCTGGCGAAGCGTTTTGCGGTCAAAGAGGCGGCAGCAAAAGCCTTCGGGACGGGTATTCGCAACGGTCTGGCGTTTAATCAGTTTGAGGTCTTTAACGACGAACTCGGTAAGCCGCGTCTGCGGTTATGGGGGGAGGCGTTAAAACTGGCGGAAAAACTCGGCGTCGCCCATATGCATGTGACGCTGGCCGATGAGCGTCACTACGCCTGCGCCACGGTGATTATCGAAAGTTAG
- the pdxJ gene encoding pyridoxine 5'-phosphate synthase, giving the protein MSELLLGVNIDHIATLRNARGTAYPDPVQAAFIVEQAGADGITVHLREDRRHITDRDVRILRQTLDTRMNLEMAVTEEMLAIAVETKPHFCCLVPEKRQEVTTEGGLDVAGQRDKMRDACQRLADAGILVSLFIDADEEQIKAAAEVGAPFIEIHTGCYADAKTDAEQASELARIAKAATFAASLGLKVNAGHGLTYHNVKAIARIPEMHELNIGHAIIGRAVMSGLKDAVVEMKRLMLEARG; this is encoded by the coding sequence ATGTCCGAATTACTGTTAGGCGTCAACATTGACCACATTGCCACTTTACGTAATGCACGCGGTACCGCATACCCGGATCCGGTTCAGGCAGCGTTTATCGTTGAACAGGCGGGCGCAGACGGTATTACCGTACATCTGCGTGAAGACCGTCGCCATATCACCGACCGTGACGTGCGTATTCTGCGCCAGACGCTGGATACGCGCATGAATCTGGAAATGGCGGTCACCGAAGAGATGCTGGCGATTGCCGTTGAGACTAAGCCGCATTTTTGCTGCCTGGTGCCGGAAAAGCGTCAGGAAGTTACCACTGAAGGTGGTCTGGACGTCGCCGGTCAGCGCGACAAGATGCGCGATGCCTGCCAACGCCTGGCGGACGCAGGTATTCTGGTTTCGCTGTTTATCGACGCCGATGAAGAGCAGATTAAGGCCGCTGCGGAAGTGGGCGCGCCATTTATTGAAATTCACACCGGCTGTTACGCCGATGCGAAAACCGATGCGGAACAGGCCAGTGAACTGGCGCGTATCGCCAAAGCGGCGACTTTTGCGGCCAGCCTTGGCCTGAAGGTGAATGCGGGTCATGGCCTGACGTATCACAACGTTAAAGCCATCGCCCGGATCCCGGAAATGCACGAGCTGAACATTGGCCATGCCATTATCGGGCGCGCAGTGATGAGCGGCCTGAAAGATGCCGTAGTAGAAATGAAACGCCTGATGCTGGAAGCGCGTGGTTAA
- the recO gene encoding DNA repair protein RecO produces MEGWQRAFVLHSRPWSETSLVLDVFTEESGRVRLVAKGARSKRSNLKGALQPFTPLLLRFGGRGEVKTLRSAEAVSLALPLSGITLYSGLYINELISRVLEYETRFSELFFDYLNCIQALAGATGSPEPALRRFELALLGHLGYGVDFTHCAGSGEPVDDTMTYRYREEKGFIASVVIDNSTFTGRHLKALESREFPDADTLRAAKRFTRMALKPYLGGKPLKSRELFRQFMPKRK; encoded by the coding sequence ATGGAGGGCTGGCAACGCGCTTTTGTCCTGCACAGCCGCCCGTGGAGCGAAACCAGTCTCGTGCTGGACGTCTTCACGGAAGAGTCGGGCCGCGTGCGCCTTGTGGCTAAAGGTGCACGTTCCAAACGTTCTAATCTCAAAGGCGCACTCCAGCCTTTTACTCCCTTATTGCTTCGCTTTGGTGGACGTGGTGAGGTCAAAACTTTGCGCAGCGCCGAAGCCGTTTCTCTGGCACTCCCTCTTAGCGGTATCACGCTGTACAGCGGCTTGTATATCAACGAGCTTATTTCTCGCGTTCTTGAGTACGAGACCCGCTTTTCTGAACTCTTTTTCGATTACCTGAACTGTATTCAGGCGCTGGCTGGCGCGACCGGTTCGCCAGAACCTGCGTTACGTCGCTTTGAGCTGGCCTTGCTTGGGCATCTGGGCTACGGCGTTGATTTTACCCACTGTGCGGGTAGCGGCGAGCCGGTAGACGACACCATGACCTATCGCTACCGGGAAGAAAAAGGGTTTATTGCAAGCGTCGTAATTGATAACTCCACCTTTACCGGACGCCATCTGAAAGCACTTGAATCGCGAGAATTTCCGGATGCTGATACGTTGCGCGCCGCGAAACGCTTTACCCGTATGGCGTTAAAGCCGTATCTTGGTGGTAAGCCCCTAAAGAGCCGTGAATTATTCCGGCAGTTTATGCCGAAGCGAAAATAA
- the era gene encoding GTPase Era — MSIDKTYCGFIAIVGRPNVGKSTLLNNLLGQKISITSRKAQTTRHRIVGIHTEGAYQAIYVDTPGLHMEEKRAINRLMNKAASSSIGDVELVIFVVEGTRWTPDDEMVLNKLRDGKAPVILAVNKVDNVQEKADLLPHLQFLASQMNFLDIVPISAETGLNVDTIAGIVRKHLPEAIHHFPEDYITDRSQRFMASEIIREKLMRFLGAELPYSVTVEIERFISNERGGYDINGLILVEREGQKKMVIGNKGAKIKTIGIEARKDMQEMFEAPVHLELWVKVKSGWADDERALRSLGYGDDL; from the coding sequence ATGAGCATCGATAAAACTTACTGTGGATTTATTGCCATCGTCGGCCGCCCGAACGTCGGCAAATCCACTCTGTTGAATAATCTGCTTGGGCAGAAGATTTCCATTACCTCACGTAAGGCTCAGACAACACGTCACCGTATTGTTGGCATCCATACCGAAGGCGCGTATCAGGCGATTTATGTTGATACTCCGGGTCTGCATATGGAAGAAAAACGTGCGATCAACCGTCTGATGAACAAAGCGGCGAGCAGCTCTATCGGTGATGTTGAACTGGTTATTTTCGTTGTCGAAGGCACCCGCTGGACGCCGGACGACGAAATGGTGCTCAACAAGCTGCGTGATGGTAAAGCCCCGGTTATTCTGGCTGTGAACAAAGTAGACAACGTTCAGGAAAAAGCCGATCTGCTGCCGCACCTGCAGTTCCTGGCAAGCCAGATGAACTTTCTCGACATCGTCCCGATCTCTGCCGAAACCGGTCTGAATGTTGATACCATTGCGGGCATCGTGCGTAAGCATTTGCCGGAAGCTATTCATCACTTCCCGGAAGATTACATCACCGACCGTTCTCAGCGCTTTATGGCCTCTGAAATCATCCGTGAAAAGCTGATGCGTTTTCTGGGTGCTGAACTGCCGTACTCCGTTACCGTGGAGATTGAGCGTTTTATCTCCAACGAGCGCGGTGGCTACGATATTAACGGTCTGATCCTCGTTGAACGTGAAGGGCAGAAGAAGATGGTTATTGGCAACAAAGGGGCCAAGATTAAAACCATCGGTATTGAAGCGCGTAAAGACATGCAGGAAATGTTCGAAGCGCCCGTTCACCTCGAACTGTGGGTGAAAGTGAAATCCGGCTGGGCCGATGACGAACGCGCGCTGCGCAGCCTCGGTTACGGCGACGATCTCTGA
- the rnc gene encoding ribonuclease III yields MNPIVINRLQRKLGYTFNHQELLQQALTHRSASSKHNERLEFLGDSILSFVIANALYHRFPRVDEGDMSRMRATLVRGNTLAELAREFDLGECLRLGPGELKSGGFRRESILADTVEALIGGVFLDSDIQTVEQLILNWYQTRLDEISPGDKQKDPKTRLQEYLQGRHLPLPSYLVVQVRGEAHDQEFTIHCQVSGLSEPVVGTGSSRRKAEQAAAEQALKKLELE; encoded by the coding sequence ATGAACCCCATCGTAATTAATCGGCTTCAACGGAAGCTGGGCTACACTTTTAATCATCAGGAGCTGTTGCAGCAGGCATTAACTCACCGGAGTGCCAGCAGCAAACATAACGAGCGTTTAGAATTTTTAGGCGACTCTATTTTGAGCTTTGTTATCGCTAATGCGCTGTATCACCGTTTCCCGCGTGTGGATGAAGGTGATATGAGCCGCATGCGCGCAACGCTGGTTCGCGGCAATACGCTGGCTGAATTAGCCCGTGAGTTTGACCTCGGTGAATGTTTACGTTTGGGGCCCGGCGAGCTGAAAAGCGGCGGCTTCCGTCGTGAATCGATCCTGGCGGATACCGTTGAAGCTTTAATTGGCGGCGTCTTCCTCGACAGCGATATTCAAACCGTTGAGCAATTGATCCTGAACTGGTATCAAACTCGTCTGGATGAAATTAGCCCAGGCGACAAACAAAAAGATCCGAAAACGCGCCTGCAGGAATATTTGCAGGGTCGCCACCTGCCTCTACCGTCTTATTTGGTGGTGCAGGTGCGTGGTGAAGCACACGATCAAGAATTTACTATCCACTGCCAGGTCAGCGGCCTGAGTGAACCGGTGGTTGGCACAGGTTCGAGCCGTCGTAAGGCTGAGCAGGCTGCCGCCGAACAGGCGTTGAAAAAACTGGAGCTGGAATGA
- the lepB gene encoding signal peptidase I, with protein MANMFALILVIATLVTGILWCVDKFIFAPKRRERQAAAQAAAGDSLDKATLKKVAPKPGWLETGASVFPVLAIVLVVRSFIYEPFQIPSGSMMPTLLIGDFILVEKFAYGIKDPIYQKTLIETGHPKRGDIVVFKYPEDPRLDYIKRAVGLPGDKVTYDPVAKEVTIQPGCSSGQACENALPVTYSDVQPSDFVQTFARRNGGEATSGFFEVPLNETKENGIRLSERKETLGEVTHRILTVPIAQDQVGMYYRQPGQQLATWIVPPGHYFMMGDNRDNSADSRYWGFVPEANLVGKATAIWMSFDKQEGEWPTGVRLSRIGGIH; from the coding sequence ATGGCGAACATGTTTGCCCTGATTCTGGTGATTGCCACACTGGTGACGGGCATTTTATGGTGCGTAGATAAATTCATCTTCGCACCAAAACGCCGGGAGCGTCAGGCAGCAGCGCAAGCTGCTGCAGGTGATTCACTGGATAAAGCAACGCTGAAAAAAGTGGCCCCTAAGCCGGGTTGGCTGGAAACTGGGGCATCCGTTTTCCCGGTTTTAGCTATTGTACTGGTGGTGCGTTCATTTATTTATGAGCCGTTCCAGATCCCGTCTGGTTCGATGATGCCGACGCTGCTTATCGGTGACTTTATCCTGGTGGAGAAATTCGCCTACGGGATTAAAGATCCGATTTACCAGAAAACGTTGATCGAAACTGGCCATCCGAAACGTGGAGATATCGTGGTGTTTAAATACCCGGAAGATCCCCGTCTGGACTACATCAAACGTGCTGTCGGTTTACCGGGAGACAAAGTGACGTACGATCCGGTGGCGAAAGAGGTCACTATTCAGCCAGGGTGCAGTTCAGGTCAGGCGTGTGAAAACGCGCTGCCGGTAACGTACTCTGATGTTCAGCCAAGTGATTTTGTACAGACCTTTGCTCGTCGTAACGGCGGTGAAGCGACCAGCGGCTTCTTTGAAGTTCCGCTGAACGAAACGAAAGAGAACGGTATTCGCCTCTCCGAGCGTAAAGAAACGCTGGGTGAGGTAACTCACCGCATTCTGACTGTGCCAATCGCCCAGGATCAGGTGGGGATGTATTACCGCCAGCCAGGTCAGCAACTGGCAACCTGGATCGTCCCACCGGGACACTACTTCATGATGGGTGATAACCGTGACAATAGCGCGGACAGCCGTTACTGGGGATTTGTGCCGGAAGCGAATCTGGTTGGTAAAGCGACGGCTATCTGGATGAGTTTCGACAAGCAAGAAGGCGAATGGCCGACCGGTGTGCGTTTAAGCCGTATTGGTGGCATTCACTAA
- the lepA gene encoding translation elongation factor 4 produces the protein MKNIRNFSIIAHIDHGKSTLSDRIIQICGGLSDREMEAQVLDSMDLERERGITIKAQSVTLDFKASDGETYQLNFIDTPGHVDFSYEVSRSLAACEGALLVVDAGQGVEAQTLANCYTAMEMDLEVVPVLNKIDLPAADPERVAEEIEDIVGIDATDAVRCSAKTGVGVTDVLERLVRDIPAPEGDPEGPLQALIIDSWFDNYLGVVSLVRIKNGTMRKGDKIKVMSTGQVYNADRLGIFTPKQVDRTELKCGEVGWLVCAIKDILGAPVGDTLTQARNPADKPLPGFKKVKPQVYAGLFPVSSDDYENFRDALGKLSLNDASLFYEPESSTALGFGFRCGFLGLLHMEIIQERLEREYDLDLITTAPTVVYEVETTAKETIYVDSPSKLPPLNNIYELREPIAECHMLLPQAYLGNVITLCIEKRGVQTNMVYHGNQVALTYEIPMAEVVLDFFDRLKSTSRGYASLDYNFKRFQASDMVRVDVLINNERVDALALITHRDNSQSRGRELVEKMKDLIPRQQFDIAIQAAIGTHIIARSTVKQLRKNVLAKCYGGDISRKKKLLQKQKEGKKRMKQIGNVELPQEAFLAILHVGKDSK, from the coding sequence ATGAAGAACATACGTAACTTTTCAATCATAGCTCACATCGACCACGGTAAATCGACGCTGTCTGACCGTATTATCCAGATCTGCGGTGGCCTGTCTGACCGTGAAATGGAAGCGCAGGTTCTCGACTCGATGGATCTGGAGCGTGAGCGCGGTATTACTATCAAAGCGCAGAGCGTGACGCTCGATTTCAAAGCATCTGATGGTGAAACCTATCAGCTTAACTTTATCGACACCCCGGGTCACGTTGACTTCTCGTATGAAGTTTCCCGCTCGCTTGCTGCCTGTGAAGGCGCATTGCTGGTGGTTGATGCCGGACAGGGCGTAGAAGCGCAGACCCTGGCTAACTGCTATACCGCCATGGAAATGGATCTGGAAGTGGTGCCGGTACTGAACAAAATTGACCTGCCAGCCGCCGATCCTGAGCGCGTAGCGGAAGAGATCGAAGATATCGTCGGTATTGATGCAACTGATGCTGTTCGCTGTTCGGCGAAAACCGGTGTTGGCGTCACTGACGTACTTGAACGTCTGGTGCGCGATATCCCGGCGCCGGAAGGCGACCCGGAAGGTCCATTGCAGGCGCTGATCATCGACTCCTGGTTCGATAACTACCTGGGCGTGGTGTCACTGGTGCGTATTAAAAATGGCACCATGCGTAAAGGCGACAAAATTAAAGTGATGAGCACCGGTCAGGTCTATAACGCCGACCGTCTGGGCATCTTCACGCCAAAACAGGTTGACCGTACCGAGCTGAAATGCGGCGAGGTAGGTTGGTTGGTTTGCGCGATTAAAGACATTCTCGGCGCACCGGTTGGCGATACCCTGACGCAGGCGCGTAACCCGGCGGACAAACCGCTGCCAGGCTTTAAAAAAGTGAAGCCGCAGGTTTACGCCGGTCTGTTCCCGGTGAGCTCTGACGACTACGAAAACTTCCGTGACGCGCTTGGTAAGTTGAGTCTCAACGACGCCTCCCTGTTCTACGAGCCGGAAAGCTCAACCGCGCTGGGCTTTGGCTTCCGCTGCGGCTTCCTCGGCTTGCTGCACATGGAGATCATTCAGGAACGTCTGGAACGTGAATACGATCTGGATCTGATCACTACCGCGCCGACCGTAGTCTACGAAGTAGAAACCACGGCGAAGGAGACTATTTACGTCGATAGCCCGTCCAAGCTGCCGCCGTTGAATAACATCTACGAACTGCGTGAGCCGATCGCTGAGTGTCACATGCTGCTGCCGCAGGCTTACCTTGGTAACGTCATCACCCTGTGTATCGAGAAGCGTGGCGTCCAGACCAACATGGTTTACCACGGTAACCAGGTGGCGCTGACCTATGAAATTCCGATGGCGGAAGTGGTACTCGACTTCTTCGACCGTCTGAAGTCAACCTCTCGCGGCTATGCGTCGCTGGACTATAACTTCAAACGCTTCCAGGCGTCTGACATGGTACGCGTTGATGTCCTCATCAACAACGAACGTGTCGATGCGCTGGCGCTGATCACTCACCGCGACAACTCCCAGAGCCGTGGCCGTGAGCTGGTCGAGAAGATGAAAGATCTGATCCCTCGTCAGCAGTTTGATATCGCGATTCAGGCGGCCATCGGCACGCACATCATCGCGCGTTCAACGGTTAAGCAGCTGCGTAAAAACGTTCTGGCGAAATGCTACGGTGGCGATATCAGCCGTAAGAAAAAGCTGCTGCAAAAACAGAAAGAGGGTAAAAAGCGCATGAAGCAGATCGGTAACGTCGAACTGCCGCAGGAAGCGTTCCTCGCCATTCTGCATGTCGGTAAAGACAGCAAATAA
- the rseC gene encoding SoxR-reducing system protein RseC → MIKEWATVVSWQNGLATVSCDVKASCSSCASRAGCGSRVLNKLGPQTTHTIVVPCDEPLAPGQKVELGIAEGSLLGSAMLVYMSPLAGLFLFAALFQVLFGSDLAALSGAVLGGVGGFLIARGFSRKLAEREAWQPVILNVALPPDLIRVETQQ, encoded by the coding sequence ATGATTAAAGAGTGGGCGACGGTCGTCTCCTGGCAAAATGGTCTGGCGACGGTCAGCTGCGATGTTAAAGCATCATGTAGCAGCTGTGCTTCCAGGGCCGGATGCGGGAGTCGCGTGCTGAACAAACTTGGGCCGCAGACCACGCACACCATCGTGGTACCCTGCGACGAACCCTTAGCGCCTGGTCAAAAAGTTGAACTGGGCATTGCCGAGGGTAGCCTGTTGGGTTCGGCGATGCTGGTCTATATGTCTCCGTTGGCGGGACTGTTTCTTTTCGCGGCGCTTTTCCAGGTGCTGTTTGGTTCCGATCTTGCGGCATTAAGCGGCGCCGTGCTGGGGGGCGTGGGCGGATTCCTGATTGCTCGTGGATTCTCTCGTAAGCTTGCTGAGCGTGAGGCCTGGCAGCCGGTCATTCTGAACGTTGCTCTCCCACCCGATCTTATTCGCGTCGAAACCCAGCAGTGA
- the rseB gene encoding sigma-E factor regulatory protein RseB, translating into MKQLWFAMSLVAGSLFFSVNASANPASGALLQQMNLASQSLTYELSFVSINKQGVESLRYRHARQDNRPLAQLLQMDGPRREVVQRGNEISYFEPGLEPFTLNGDYIVDSLPSLIYTDFKRLAPYYDFISVGRTRIADRLCEVIRVVARDGTRYSYIVWMDTETKLPMRVDLLDRDGETLEQFRVIAFTVNNGVSDSMQALAKANLPPLLSVPAGEKTNFNWSPSWLPQGFSEVSSSRRPLPTMDNMPIESRLYSDGLFSFSVNVNRAMQNSADQLLRTGRRTVSTSVRDNAEITIVGELPPQTAKRIADNIKFRAAQ; encoded by the coding sequence ATGAAGCAACTTTGGTTTGCCATGTCACTTGTGGCTGGTAGCCTGTTCTTCTCTGTAAACGCCTCGGCCAATCCTGCGTCCGGGGCGTTGTTGCAGCAGATGAATCTGGCCAGCCAGTCGCTAACCTATGAGCTGTCATTTGTCAGCATCAATAAGCAGGGTGTTGAATCCCTACGTTATCGCCATGCCCGCCAGGATAACCGTCCGCTAGCGCAACTGTTGCAAATGGATGGACCGCGCCGGGAAGTGGTGCAACGTGGCAACGAAATCAGCTATTTTGAGCCTGGTCTCGAACCGTTCACGCTAAACGGCGACTATATCGTTGACTCTCTGCCATCTCTGATTTACACCGACTTTAAACGCCTTGCTCCCTACTATGATTTTATCTCAGTAGGTCGCACCCGCATTGCCGATCGGCTCTGTGAAGTGATCCGCGTTGTCGCCCGTGACGGGACGCGTTACAGCTATATCGTCTGGATGGACACGGAGACCAAGCTGCCGATGCGTGTCGATCTTCTCGACCGTGATGGCGAAACGCTGGAACAGTTCCGCGTCATCGCCTTTACCGTAAACAACGGCGTCAGCGACAGTATGCAGGCGCTGGCGAAAGCCAATCTGCCGCCGCTGCTGTCGGTTCCTGCAGGTGAGAAAACCAACTTTAACTGGAGTCCGTCGTGGTTGCCGCAAGGCTTCAGCGAAGTCTCCAGCAGTCGACGTCCGCTGCCGACAATGGATAACATGCCGATCGAATCGCGCCTTTATTCTGATGGCCTGTTTAGTTTCTCCGTGAACGTAAACCGTGCGATGCAAAACAGCGCCGATCAACTGTTACGAACCGGGCGTAGAACGGTCAGCACCAGCGTACGTGATAACGCGGAAATTACGATAGTGGGCGAACTCCCACCGCAAACGGCGAAGCGTATCGCGGATAATATTAAGTTCAGGGCTGCGCAATGA
- the rseA gene encoding anti-sigma-E factor RseA, whose product MQKEKLSALMDGETLDTELLKELAHDPEMQKTWESYHLIRDSMRGDTADVLHFDISARVMAAIQDEPVRQTAPLIPEAQPAPHQWQKMPFWKKMRPWAAQLTQMGVAACVSLAVIVGVQHYNGQSETSQQPETPVFNTLPMMGKASPVSLGVPSDATASGGQQQQVQEQRRRINAMLQDYELQRRLHSEQLQFEQAQTQQAAVQVPGIQTLGTQSQ is encoded by the coding sequence ATGCAGAAAGAAAAACTTTCCGCTTTAATGGATGGCGAAACGCTGGATACTGAGTTACTCAAAGAGCTGGCTCACGACCCGGAAATGCAAAAAACCTGGGAGAGTTATCACCTGATTCGCGATTCCATGCGAGGTGATACCGCCGACGTTCTCCATTTCGATATTTCCGCCCGCGTAATGGCTGCCATCCAGGATGAGCCAGTACGTCAGACGGCGCCATTGATTCCTGAGGCCCAGCCAGCACCGCACCAGTGGCAGAAAATGCCATTCTGGAAGAAAATGCGTCCGTGGGCCGCGCAGCTTACCCAAATGGGTGTCGCCGCGTGTGTATCACTTGCAGTTATTGTTGGCGTCCAGCACTATAATGGGCAATCTGAAACGTCCCAGCAGCCCGAAACGCCGGTATTTAATACATTACCGATGATGGGTAAAGCCAGTCCGGTTAGCCTGGGTGTACCTTCTGACGCGACGGCCAGCGGCGGTCAGCAACAGCAGGTACAGGAGCAGCGTCGTCGTATTAATGCCATGTTGCAGGATTACGAACTGCAACGTCGACTGCACTCTGAACAGCTTCAGTTTGAGCAGGCCCAAACACAGCAAGCCGCTGTGCAGGTGCCAGGAATTCAAACTTTAGGAACGCAATCGCAGTAA